The Pomacea canaliculata isolate SZHN2017 linkage group LG14, ASM307304v1, whole genome shotgun sequence genomic sequence ggacagaaagatctagatgcaagctcagcgTTTTGGCTAGAAACTTCTAGGGAGTGACATCAGCGTCTGGGTCTTTCGCATGCAACGTTTGTGGAGTAAAGTTGACTGAAGTCGGCTCAAAGCTGTCTAAAGTCTTTACTGCAACCCTGCCTGAGAAGTGTGTTCGACTTGGCTTAGAGGTGCGTTGACTCGCTTTGTAACAGAGTGTATAGCGCTTCAGTACCGGCAGCTGTTTGATGAAACCAGTAGAAGCTGAATCTGGGGAATGAGTGTCGGTCCCTGAGAGGTGCTGCAGTTGAATCGATGCGCAGACCCAGAGGCACGAAAGAGCCGGGGTGACACACGGCAAGAGCGCCACGAGtgagtctgtggtaaacaagacagtgccagagtctgtggtaaacaagacagtgccagagtctgtgtaaacaagacagtgccagagtctgtgtaaacaagacagtgccagagtctgtggtaaacaagacagtgccagagtctgtgtaaacaagacagtgccagagtctgtgtaaacaagacagtgccagagtctgtggtaaacaagacagtgccagagtctgtggtaaacaagacagtgccagagtctgtggtaaacaagacagtgccagagtctgtgtaaacaagacagtgccagagtctgtggtaaacaagacagtgccagagtctgtgtaaacaagacagtgccagagtctgtggtaaacaagacagtgccagagtcgcTGTGCTGGAGACAGAGAAGCCGCTGCAATCGACAGGGTGACCCAATCAGTTCTGGGACGTCGAACAGAGGAGCCCTCCACGTGCACGTGACTTTTGGTGTAACGAGATAAGTGGCGAGCGTGTGTTGTGCGaagtagtgtgtttgtgtgtgcggttagatcagacctgggcaaacgccggcccgcgggccggatccggcccgcctcctgtctctgaccggcccgcccgctggcccgcccgccagtatatatactatgtatagagtattgggtaacactgagttaactatattagtccggccctctaagaccatcccagtttctcatgcggccccttgggaaaattaattgcccacccctgggttAGATTAAGGTTTGTTGAAACATTGACTCATTAGATATCTGGAATAGTTGAAAGAGAACAATTAGATTAACGGAACACCTAGATAACGACCATATGTTCATACTTTGAAACTGGTTCACTTTCTGTAATTTGTATGATGTACTtggtaataattaataatgttcCTTTAATGCACTAATTGCCTTGAGTTTTCTTCCACTGGGGTTTTGCGTGCTTGGGGTCGCAAACTAACTAAAAGTGTTAATTAATAAGCAAATTTGTGTGGTAGTACGCGGAAAATGTCGACTTTGTTTGGTGGGGGTGTCGACAGTGTGTTAAGAGCCGGAGTGGCAGAATCATACACCTACCAGATTTACGGACTCCACCCCAGAGTTTACAACAGAGATAACTATAATAAAGTGTTGCAATCTTTTAAACATCGTTGCCGTCGGCTTTTTGAATGAATGAAATGGAAAAATAgggattacctccctttacccGACACTCGTTTTGACTCGCTCTATCCatctattttcatttctttattatctacACTCTCAGCGTCTCTTATCTATGGTATACTCTTGTTCCTTATCATATTTTTCCTCACATAACAGAAACAGACATGCAACGCTTCCTCtacagatgaagaaaaggaatattacataaatatagcaatcataacagttttattttccagCTACAACATATTGTGGAAATTTACGGTAATGCATGAAACAATAAGAATCCTGCTAACATACATAACACTGAGCTCCTTTTGTAAGTGTTACTGCAGCAAAATGAGTAAAACAAAGTCCATTAGCGCGATATTAGCAAGTCGTCATAGTGAACACAGatactttataaacaaaaactcTACAATTGTTATACGTGGAAAGGGTTTGTGTTAGCTCACACCATATTGACACCTATTCCGTTAACTTACTCTAGAGAGAGTTTTATTATAAGTCATGACATTCTAAACTGTGAAACACGTTTACCTTTCATAAACGTGGCAACATTCTCAGATTGTCCTTAGGTTAGTCATGTCATTCACTGACTAAATTGTACAGGTGACATCTTCTTCCTTTGTCAATGGCCTCAACATCTCATGCAACTGAGATAATCTTCTCTCCTGTTAATATAATTTCCGGTTATATCCCTATTAAACTTTTTCAAGCTGATAAAGTTTCACAAGTTTCTGGTTGGTTATGGACAATTGACTTTTACATGCATTGACAACTTACCAACAGTAATTATTACACATAATAAGCTTCCAAAGACTGGGTGAGTGAGTCAGCCAGCCACCGAGACAATTAGTGAACGTTTTcatgtatgttatttttttacatcCGCTAGTAACTGAATCATttgcagtgaaaaaaaaagcgagagagCAACAGGGTTACAACAACCATCGACCAAGACTAGGAACGTGAAGGTACTGTGCAAATCTAGGGAAGATAACTGCTTGAAGTCTTTGTCGgggtttgtttattgtttgcaaCGGTCCAACCAATAAAAGGTCACGTGCCAATATGCTACACCCCCATCCCGCCACTTTTCCCACCCCACCTCCGACTTGTGCCTCACCTGACAGCAGGTGTCTTTGTCTCGTATTCGAGGTATATCAGGTTCTTCCAAAGgattaaaacttttgaaaagcTTGAAATTCCATTGCACATTGCTATTCTTTAATGGCCTGCGTGCAGAGATGTTTATCAGTGTGCACGCACGCATAAACGCAATACGAACGAATACAAACGATTTCCTTTCTTCAAAATACTGTCACAGCAGAAAAGCTCTTATTaaaaaactcatttaaaaatcATTCCACATTTGTAAGCTCCGCTATGTAAACCCGAAAacattgtttcaaaatattacaattacattttaaaattagtaaGTTTGTTTGATTTCCTGATTTGCATTGGTTTGCATTAGTCAAGTTcttgataaaaacaaatgtgttacacaaattaacaaaaatattaagtacTTTGTGTACAAAGATTGCTGCGAATCACTATGAACgttgctgtcatttttttctctgtttttccaTTATcgtttttttgatattttagcTAAATGTCAACTTTAAAACAAGTGtaaaattaaaaggtgttgtctaactttaaataaataaccatTCTTAGCATCCATAATGAGCAAAATACCAAGAAAAGGGAACACAACCACCACAGGGCCATATTGATGTGTGTTCCTTTGATGTCTGCCTTACCACTGTTTCataatttctttacaaaacGTTTTTATTGCACTCTTGAAATCTGTTTATTACTTGATTTTATTTAGTATATTGAATTTAATCGGTCTTAACTACAGTGCTCCCACTCTCGTGTGCAGGTGACACTGTGCAGCTTATATACTGATtcaatatttattatcaaaaactCTACCCGGACTACGTTTACGGTTGGTACGCATTTTGGAAAACAGAGAAccgttttaaaataaactgtcaatGTGGAGATGAGATTGAAAGAAAGTTcgggaaaggaaagaaaaaagcactAAGAGAAAAACGGAAGCGCCTTCACAAAACATTCTGGCCTCGAGATAAGTGTGTTCTTAGCACCCCATCCCCACTCCTACGACAACGACCTTTAAAAGGTTAcaggatgacctttacctttacctgtctaAAATCCGGATTGTTGGCCTATATGGTttacagaagaataaaatgtagaaaaatgcaaatattgttATCTTTTAACCATCAAGTTAGTAAGAACACATTATACGGCTTTCGTTGCTGTGATTGGGAGAAGATTCAAGATTCGTTGTTCTGTCGCTCTTTATgaggtattgagatattaaaaatatatctatccatgtttacacacattcctatctttataaatagtatattttatttccatacaAACACTCACAAGTTTTTTtatcaaaggaaaataaaaagcaacaaaaacaaaaaaaaaggaaaatgggaACCTAATTAATTTCTTCCATGTTCCCTTATTGATTCCTTCTCCCAGCCTCCTGGCGTTTATCTGCAGATATAATCAAGTAAACTaaattatataaacacatgtaaacaaaggatgCACgtgcttttgttctctctctccctcattcacacacactgtcttttacatgcattttgtgttctttactatttctttacCTACCCAAGGAGCACTGTACATGTTAACACATTTTCATCTATCCCAATATATAGTAACTCACAaagacacatacagacatatgTTATCAATTCATCTGCTTCGCCATGCTTAGTAAAATCTTCTCATTAAATTTTAACTGTTAAATCGATTATACTATTCTTCTCCTATGTCATTAGTGTCACCGAGTCCACAAAACCAATTATTTCTAGGGGTATCTGTTTGCCTACATTTATTCACTGGAAATTGGTTATTCACTGGCATAGATTTTCTGAAAGGAGATAATCATGGATGATAAGTATTTTTAAGTGGGGTTCTAGTAAAGAGTACTTTTAACATTACCTACTTTTAATATATTTGGAATCTAATTCTCCTATCCAGTTCTGAATATACTGAACCTGAATGGACCTATTTCAGTCAGAGGTGGGCGTCAAACGGCTTATTTTGGATGAacgcaagaaaaataaaaatatagcaaaataaaGGTATTCTCGTGACCTACGGTCCTTGGTGTCAGTGTCTACACCTCGCTGCCGACATACGTGTGCGTCTCAAAGTTATCGAACCtcgcagtgtgtgtgtgcgcgaatCTTTTTTATCGTCATTTGCTGATTCCCCTACAAtagcatgtatatatatatatatatgataaataCAATACATCAACCCGACATATGCTATTGATATTTATAATGactagatataaataaaaataacagagcTTTCATACTTTTCATGGACAGCAGTTTATATTCTTCTATTCTTACTATTAACATATGTTTCGCCGAATTGTGTTCTTGTAAGCTTACTTataaatatacagtatatataaaGGGATAAATAATCCTtatgtgtttaaataaaattatgaccCTTCTGCTCCCGCTCTTCTGTGATGTAACAGGCTTCTTTGCTCTTAAAAACAGATGTAGGCCTTAATCAAGGTCAACAAACCATATCTTGCCATAATCTTTTACCCGAATTTTCTTTGTGACAGAAGTCACAAAAAcaactcaaataaaaaaacctcTGAGTAAAAAGTTCGTCTACCCAAGTGGTGACAAGCAGCTCGTGCGCCGACTTCTACTTGTAGACTTTTAGCAGTCATGAGCGATAacacacaaagaatatttttctgtcaatttATATTTCACGGTCTCGGCGATGTCGTACCAATCGAAATGTGTTGTAACTAAATAAAAGGTCGCCTGTTAGTGACGAAGACGAACATTGTGAGAGAATTGATATTTGTTAGACTTTGTGTAAAACTAGAACAGTAACGAGCTTGCTAAGACAAGTCAGTTGTTTCATTAGCTACATTTTTGTATCTTCCAAAATATTTCTAAGTTCTTCACGGGTAAACGTTTTGCCAAAAGCAATGTTCTTGATCAGGTCAAGAGCATcgttattttcataaaaattttgcattttgcacCTTGGTGTCCACTAATACATTGAAGCTGACCAATGATACGCTTTCTTcgttcttcttctcttctgcgGCGTCGCCGCTCCaggtagatgttgatggtgtacaaGAACGGGTTGACGGCGGCGttaaaaggaagaacaaaaataacgATCCCCACATTAATCTCCTGGAATGGGGACATCGTACGATGCTAGGATACCCGCCAAACCGACAGGAAACCAACACAAGAAATCCGACATCACAACTGTTATCAAACGTCTAGCGATAATAaagtctttgtttgttttcgatGTATTGGTTGTGGAAATAGAAGTGGCGCGAACAgaccagtaaataataatctgaCCAATCAATATgagaataaagaatataaaatttaaaataataataacagcaaaggAATATACGCGACCTGGATACTGAACCCTGGAGGTAGGAAGTGGAACACAGATGcttgtctggctgtaaaacttgccagtgtgacgtcatcggcagTAGAGGCACAACCGCCAAGGCCATACCTGTCAGCCacgacactgcgcatgcgcactgtgcTGAACGTTTGCCAAAGTGCACCTGGCTGAAAGGAAACCGAAGAACAAGGAAGCGGTCAActgtaatgagaaagatgatatAAATCGAAACTTCACATGACAATAAAGACGTAAAACCTGCCAGtttgcacaaactgctgtttctCCACCCGACATCCTCCCAGACATAGGATCCTCTGTACCTGAAGTCGGCGATACCGATAATTAAAAGGTAGACACCCATCAGAATGTCtgccacacacaggttggtgacgaaGACATCATACCCCACGTTACCTGTTGTTTTATGGAAAAACAAACGGTACAGCAAGGTGCTACAATTGCCAAGTAAAGCAAGCGAGGCCAGGATGGCGAGTCCAACTCTGTACAggttggagcgcagcagatcgtcacaagaagacacttcatcggaaggagcgtgacagttgagcacgttgaaccctTGGGGTAGTATggccggacagcacagcttgtagttatCTGCAAAGATCTTCTCTAATTTCCGTAAATACTGAAAGATTTCTCTAGGAAATACAGTTACTGGGCATAGCCTAAGGTCCAATATACTCAAACTGTCCATTGCTCCAAAGCCatgtcctgtcacgtgatctaaaTGGCTGCCAGAGAGATTCAACGTTGTCAGTgctgagaaagagaagatgctGAAGTTTATGGTTGGAAGAAAGACATCAGAAAGATCAAGAATTTTTAAAGACGATGTTTGCCTAATGTTAACGAAAGACAAAACTGTTATTGGGTTAAAGCTGAGCTTcacaaactgtaaatttttaaaactatcaaAGTTTCTGCTACTAACGTGAGTTAGTTGATTGTTGCTGACATCCAGAGTGCGGAGATTGGGCAAAGTGACTTCGTGTAGTTCGGTGAGATTACACCCGACTAGAACTAGATGAACAAGATATAAACTGTTTACCCAGGTGACAAGGTTCATCACGCGCTGCATCAAGATATCGAAGGTTATGGTAGCTAGCAGGCATGGAAGATACCtgagaacaaacaaaagcccaccgtgacagacacagttgtgtggacatgtttcattgcaCAATATTTCTCATCATacgttgaggacaatggtagatcccgtcacatacgtgactctcgtgaacacacacctgagacccgcggcagcggtagaagcctggacacgtgtacctgtcacatgccgcctcgtcttcgtgaccaggacagtcgttgaCACCGTTACATCGgaggtagacaggcagacacacctgcTCAAGGCTGACACACGTGAAGTGGGAATCAGGACAAGAAAAAATGGTCGAGGAATTGTATTCGTCTTTCTTGTAAGGGGAAAACATAAACCTTCCTCTTGCATCGAGATCCATTGTCAAAGGGTGTTCTATGTCTAGAGTGTCTTTACTATAGTCGAAGTTTGTTGTACACCGGTTCTCGTCGGCACGGTCGTCACAGTCCACTTGACCATTACAGCGCTCCCATTGTTGTACACACTGTAGTCACAAATGATAACTTATGATGTAGTATTTATCTCATcctttacaaagaaataaaagcagagaTACTTACCTTTCTTGAACACTGCTCCTATGAATGATTTCAGTAAAGATTTTGGATAtgtctttaaatgtttattgagCTGAAAAGTAAAAGATAGTAACACAATCTGTGCGTTCTAAAAATGTACGCgagttatttttaatgaagaacAAAGCCAACAAACCCTTTTGCCTGCGCATCGAAAAGGAGACAGTGTATCGCAGGTGGAAAGTCACAGAAGTCCTCGTCACTTCTATCGCTGCAGTCAGCTCGATGATCACAGACCAGGGTGTAAGGGACACTCTGATGTCCACCGACACATTGAAAGGGAGGCGGCAGTAAAGTCAGTGTGTGCAGGACAGGTAGTCTGTGGATCGTCTGTTCCACCCCAGCATCTAGAGGCCTTGTCACACGCCAGAAACACGTGTGTGAAGTGATGATCGGGGACACTGTATGTAGCCTGACTGTTAAACAAAGACATTAGTGCTGAGACACTGGGCATCGCATTCAATAGAGGATCACAGAATAGTAGACGCTATAATTATACTCAAACTTATcccaaacatgtttttgttcCAAATGTAACTTgcactttaaagaaagctttTATAAATCCAGTTAATGAAGAAAGCCGTTAATTACGAAAACGCGACCTTGACGAGGCGAGATGAGGTTACTGTTGTTTGGATGTCTGGCAGTTCTGCTTCTTCATATGGCCTCAAGGTGTCCGGAATCTCACATAAAAGACAGCTCTCAGTAGAGGTTTCCTCACAAACGTGGACAACAAGTGACTGACGTCCTATGTATCCCAGTATAGACGGAAATACCTAGCCATATTCTAGTGCAAGTGTCTGGGTTTTAAAACGGATTTCATAAATGTCTTGAATTTTATGAAATGTGCGATCGTACCATCAGACCAAATCCAGCTGTTCTGATACCTGccacaaaacaaatcaaaggtattttgttattttctcgGTATTTCTTTACTCCACTAAGCTACATCATCCTCAAACTGGTTGATGTGGtctaatttcattttaaatgtgtttgttattCATGATAATGAATTTTGGAAAATTTTATTAGGAATGTTGTATGTAGTTAGGTAAATTTGTGCCATTGCGTTCAGGAGATGAATGAAAAcgtaaataagaaaacattgtGTTCGCTTGTTAATGAAGGAAACGTGTTCAAATATCCTTAGACATGCGTacgtttatttaattttcttcagaCTCTCCTCCTCTTTCAATGGCTCGTGTGATCTAACCTATTTACCGCTTTCACCTTctgagttttttctttctttttctctcgccCTTTTTTACCCCCATCCATCGTggaaatgtttgtctttttgaagAAATACTACCTCACTCTTgagaatttcattttctttcctttcgtcAATTAGGAGCTTATTGGAATTTCAATCTTGTGAATTTTATTTGGAAGAGTGTGCTGGCATTTCTCTTTTAGCTTTTGTTGCAATCCGATCCGTGACTGAGATGACCCAATCTGTTTTTATGTTGGTGCTCCACTGTCCTTTCCCTTTGTCATCTTTTCTCCCCTTTGTTGTTGTGAGTATCTGACAAGGTATACcgtagagcagtggttctcaaagtatttcggaccgcggaccactttacttaagaaaaaaatatggcggaccaccaagtcctaaaaatcagtctgtactataaatttgacatttaaattgcagcatttgtttcatttcaatTCAAAACGAAATGTCCTTTTGTgtcagtagtatagtaataagtggACGTAAAACTACcaacctcgttatttgtaattaaaatgttaatgcgaggaatgcatcactttaaacatcactttgctgacatgacgactgtcagccgcggaccacctgacttatgctcacggaccactagtggtccacgcggaccacactttgagaaccactgccgtAGAGAGTTCTCTTTCGGGATAAACTATTACTTTTTTGTTGCTTctcgttattttttcttttccatttacCGTTTTAAAGGCCACATAACACACAGGGTCACAAGAACAACACAGCACAAGCTAGCAGTAATTCGCAGTTCGAGGTGATTACACATCAAGAATGAAAATCTTATCTTTTAGCAAATTTTCAGTCATAAAATATCCAGAAATAGTAATTCAATTACCACAATTTAATCTCCCTGCATTAAACAAATGCTGACACTGATTACTTTACCTTAGACCCGACGATGCACTTTTTTTTGGATGGATACTTTTCGTAGTGGACACGGTATAAACAAGTCTTGTCTCAGGTATGACCATCTCTCacctttattattactattattattagtagtagtaatagtagtagtatttgcagtagtagtagtagtagcatgTTATGGAGTAGTATGTGATAATAAAAACCTACGAAAAAACGAAGGATCAAATACTTACATCGCGGGTATTGTAGGAGGAGCTGACCTGGCGCCGACGTAGAATACATGCAATTTGTCAATCTTGTGACACAGGTCTACCACAGCGTCCCACACATGTCTTGTGGTCAGACTTGGCAGCCGTGATCCTCGCTGCTGACACCAGTTATTGGCAAGATTCCATGACACTACTTGCTGCTCTGTACGAGAAAGTGAAAAGCATCGGCCGCCAGCCTGCAATGTCCccgggctgcacgtgccgtcacctgaccagcatccagcttcatcttcgccgcccacacagttagacacaaagttacacgggaagtgatgctgcatgtcctcccatcgcacggccgagcagttccacctgccttCAGACAGCTGAACAGGTAGTGCCGACACGTGGTGGAACGAGAACTGTATTCTGAAGAAGGGCCGGTCAAATGTGGCGAAACTTTTGTACTGCACACGTACACCTTCGTGGTAAATAAGTGGTTCAGTGTATGTGTTCTTAAGTAATTCACAGATCTTATATTCCGTAAAGTTGACCTCTGTGtgaaaaattactgaaaatagTTTAGATTCAAGGAagcattctttgtttttataaagaGCTTGAATGTTAATAAGAATAACGTGGTCCTCAGGTGCCACCAGGTCAGTCCATGTGTTTACAAAAGGAACCCACTCTATATTTTCACTCAGCTGTGATGTTTCTATGCAGCCtgtaaattgtaaattgtaaTGAAGCTTATAAATATCCGTATTCAAATGGACTACTCtccgaaaaaaacaaaatttcactaAAATAACAAGAGTTTTTGTTCCGGTATAAACCTAAGCTGGTAAGTGAAACAAAGCATCTTATTTGACTGAAGGCATGGTAATCCTATATCTCAGATTCCCTTTTGTGAATCCCTTAGCTTTGggtctgacattttttaaatattttagtttcctAGATAGCGAAAGAAATCGATACCTTTAAAAACAAGCAATTATTCTTACTCTGTGACTCTCATTGGCACTTccgagaaaaagaaatacatatttACTTATTAGATTATAATATTCTGATTATGCTATATTCAAACGAAGAATTTGGAAGTAGctgtaaaaaaagattaaaatatcaaaaattaaaaagtcgTTATGTAGAGGAAAGCAAATGTGATGTAATGacaatttaaaattcattttgatgTATTACCTTTAGTCGTAGAGATAAAATGAATAACAAGTTTTGGCCGACTAACTTCTGGGACTGCCGTGAAGTTTAGACAGAGGTTAAAGAGCATATCGGTTACTGATATCCAGCTTAAACCTGACGATACTCGAGTATGTGATAAATtcatttgggaaaaaaatgacttcTTTACTAAATATAAATCTGTTTTCCGCATCGAATAGCGTGATACTAGAAGTGATATCAATTTCAACCTTTTAATCACAAGAACATGAGCCACCATTCTCGGAGGAACTTCCAGCTCGAAGTTGCAAGATAGAAAAGTGGAGTGTAGTTGAGAGTCAGTGACTGGACTATAAACAATCTGTATGGTGCCTGTGTTCCCCCTCACTCTATAAGTTTGCCAGCTCTTGTCACAATCTTGAAGATTGAAGTCCCAATGAACTGAATGAAAACCTTCAACTTGATCATCAGATGTGTTGACAGCAGCAGGTtggtcagtgtgtgtgacattgttCTCAAACCTGATTTTTTCTTCAGAAGAGTATTTGTCAGTATACGTGTCATCGATGTGATTACGTAGATTGGGagggaaaagggagataatcctGTAGCACATTTTTGCCGTAGTATTATCTCCCGCTCTCTCATAAATGTGACCCGTTGAGGTTCGTTCAATGACTTCATTTTCAACGACGACAAAGAGTACAGAGAGCGTTACTAACATTACTGCCGCCATCTGTATTATCGTCTTTTTATTACTACTGGTACTATTcctatgttttgttgttgctaataTTTGTAGTAGTACTGACTACTGGACACACTTCAAAATAATGAGAATTATGCTGCAAGTTTTGCTCACCGCAGGCAACCAGCAGACCAAGCTACATCTGTCTCTTGTGGACTTCACAGTCTGCCAGCCTCACCTCCCACTGATGACAAGATCGCTGCAGTGTGATACCGATGGTTTCAAGGCCTTGTCCTATCACATACTTCTCAATTATCAGCATCCTACCTACCAAATCGGTTTCTATAACTTGCTTGTGCCGTCCTCCTGCCAGTGTCACCCATGTGTCATGAGAAACTCTCCTTCTTTGACCCAAACGTATGCAAGGCTCTTGTCCTTTGTCTTCAGACTGTGTCCCTGAGGCTTTGAAACCCGATCGCAGGACCCACCTTTAAAGAAATACCTTATACACAGTCCCAGTGATGGCCGATGACTAAAATATATAGCGGATACACTGCACGTTTATGTGACATAATTTCCGAAAATCCAACTGTTACTACAGTAAACAATAGAAAGTAAAAGAACTAAAGTAGCTTAACGCAGAAATTACAATAAAGAAACCATGTTAATGTTGGAAATattcactgaaataaaaaagatattaaaattgttttgttgtttttttctgttagtaCAGTTACTCTAATCTGAGAAAAACGGTCGATTTTGAGATGTGAAGCGCtagttgtatattttttaaaaataaatgatgacatGTTCTTTAATGCAAACAATCGTACTTACTCCTTTAATTACTTTCCTTTTATACTTttgatatgtaaacaaaaacttttatcaaAGCGTCTAGTTTCCGATCGACATCACCTTTATTTGTGAGGTTACGTGACTTGACGttactttacatttctttttctttatagaCGAAACTCTTGTTAtcattataatttgttttcactAGTCTGTAAACACACTAAGTCTGTCTTTAAACATTAAGGCAATAACAAAATACAGGAACGGTAAAAAGATTCTTAGCAGACTAACGTGTCGTCGTCCCAAAGAACAGTCCTTTTCAATATTTCGTCAGTTAGTAATGATGTTACTTGAGTGACCATCACTGACGATAATCTCCATTTTactcataatatttttttcacactttttaatcTCACTGCTCTCACCAAATAACAGTGCCTTAACAGTCCTTTGAACACTCGTTCTATGAATGCCAGTAATTTCTAAGATCACTTTGAATTTGCCAAACAACAGTTGTTCATAAGATATTTGTACAAACACCTGACTAGATACAGAGCTCGACTGT encodes the following:
- the LOC112555186 gene encoding uncharacterized protein LOC112555186, producing MAAVMLVTLSVLFVVVENEVIERTSTGHIYERAGDNTTAKMCYRIISLFPPNLRNHIDDTYTDKYSSEEKIRFENNVTHTDQPAAVNTSDDQVEGFHSVHWDFNLQDCDKSWQTYRVRGNTGTIQIVYSPVTDSQLHSTFLSCNFELEVPPRMVAHVLVIKRLKLISLLVSRYSMRKTDLYLVKKSFFSQMNLSHTRVSSGLSWISVTDMLFNLCLNFTAVPEVSRPKLVIHFISTTKGCIETSQLSENIEWVPFVNTWTDLVAPEDHVILINIQALYKNKECFLESKLFSVIFHTEVNFTEYKICELLKNTYTEPLIYHEGVRVQYKSFATFDRPFFRIQFSFHHVSALPVQLSEGRWNCSAVRWEDMQHHFPCNFVSNCVGGEDEAGCWSGDGTCSPGTLQAGGRCFSLSRTEQQVVSWNLANNWCQQRGSRLPSLTTRHVWDAVVDLCHKIDKLHVFYVGARSAPPTIPAMYQNSWIWSDGTIAHFIKFKTFMKSVLKPRHLH